In Rhizophagus irregularis chromosome 1, complete sequence, one genomic interval encodes:
- a CDS encoding uncharacterized protein (SECRETED:cutsite_VTS-DS; SECRETED:prob_0.7201); SECRETED:SignalP(1-21), whose product MKLNLLLSILSIILFSTLVTSDSNITYTENVNNTQLLVYKLINYEDNTVVAQILRINNKIDTSYGRLGYLDNYLSLRIFYPNGTIKPIDLSIDDLKIQPLNFHIFSYNKVEPGLGIRCPIEIYAVKSNFILVTYIVAEDANNSSTYYEWALTLDFNGNIRSNFKLGPSFLDAKYGNIWLPNVAQYIPNADNEKGFLRSASKGISDVNLQQLIITEDGIINQLAELDIPFPATNNLVSTIATLDGNYAIIYSNNTNSTTDPQNPLPTQGGIYAQFIEIKENIVKYEPVVLYQTTIPLVFNYLICSINYAGTGHVCVSTFTLNNQDNSTIYYLTVQFLSRGSVFIATASKTGQIQGILQYNVRSLRYGGFFFCGIQQLVQTNIYGYVLEDNGNQIPWNLINPTVSNIRFTHVILPNNTLVFPQPEGGQSWNLIFTDLPKLQKDAGYENIVINATIPTIGQLIDATTTNFLIITYNQQIDLTNGTITIFQSNGSGPGIIRQIVNGIENSKYVSFIDSNTVNITVIDSTFNNLGATYYVKITNAFVSSHFYSEPLFGLSHDTWHFTTLANEQEEESKISKIKGKIQWYMDDISGQVRLSQDGTAFFDGLNRNQRIEFFNNLTQEIANALAITPGRITTSWKFQIDTSLPNDQKKYLLSINIKKGSHPTDRRVDLVVKDLDTMIKNMEITTLMSGYSSKYLDPNFGYEGFPRWIDENRNKIIITFAGFVFLTLLVFLSIIYDKKRGQSFCSIFSIFLSDLKDLRNDKNDHKANHLKIYKYGHIIASFVTDLLFATVDSKSIQNIFYVSVFFITFPYIVRLIFCIRFILEETVSEVVVPVDSERGVPTNSGNEDSTSSEKDCIQKNSGNEVLISSEIDPKQKNSGNEVVPIRIWLKNENDDRSKYRVRKIILTAIIIIAGVDFAALDILESKHEWFGFKFNAKKSEKSQRIIDKGDSFVNFIEEIPKLVIKAYLLSQVVKFSYITVLSLTFSTFSIIKLFREFLIKIFYKTV is encoded by the exons gtaaataacaCTCAACTTCTAGtatataagttaataaattatgaagaTAATACGGTAGTTGCTCAAATACTtcgtataaataataaaattgatacaAGTTATGGGAGACTTGGATActtagataattatttatcactACGCATTTTTTATCCCAATGGAACTATTAAACCAATCGATCTTTCGATCGATGATTTGAAAATACAGCCTTtgaattttcatattttctcaTATAATAAGGTTGAACCTGGCCTTGGAATTCGATGCCCTATTGAAATTTACGCCGtgaaaagtaattttatattagtaacTTATATAGTGGCTGAGGATGCAAACAATTCTTCAACGTATTATGAATGGGCATTGACACTCGACTTTAATGGAAATATCCGCAG taattttaaacTGGGTCCTAGTTTCCTTGACGCGAAATATGGTAATATATGGCTACCAAACGTTGCTCAATATATACCAAATGCTGATAATGAGAAGGGATTTCTACGTTCAGCATCTAAGGGTATTAGCGATGTTAACTTGCAGCAATTGATAAT AACTGAAGATGGGATAATTAACCAGCTTGCGGAATTGGATATACCTTTTCCAGCAACGAATAATTTAGTTTCAACAATTGCGACATTGGACGGAAATTACGCGattatttattctaataataCGAATTCAACAACAGACCCTCAGAATCCTCTTCCGACACAAGGAGGAATTTATGCTCAATTCatagaaattaaagaaaatatagtaaaatatgaaCCGGTTGTCCTTTATCAAACTACAATTCCattagtttttaattatctCATCTGTAGTATCAATTATGCAGGAACTGGTCATGTTTGTGTATCAACTTTTACTCTAAACAATCAAGACAATTCaaccatttattatttaacagtACAATTTCTTTCAAGAGGGTCTGTGTTTATTGCCACTGCTTCTAAAACTGGTCAAATCCAAGGAATCTTACAATATAACGTTAGATCATTACGTTACGGAGGCTTTTTCTTTTGTGGTATACAACAATTAGTTCAAACTAATATTTATGGTTATGTTTTGGAGGACAACGGTAATCAGATTCCTTGGAACCTTATAAATCCCACTGTATCAAATATTCGATTCACTCATGTAATTTTACCAAACAACACACTTGTGTTTCCTCAACCGGAGGGAGGTCAATCTTGGAATTTGATCTTTACTGATTTACCTAAACTTCAAAAAG ATGCTGGTTATGAGAATATAGTTATCAATGCCACAATTCCAACAATTGGTCAGCTGATTGATGCAACCACAACTAACTTCCTTATAATCACGTATAATCAACAAATTGATTTAACAAATGGCACAATCACCATTTTCCAAAGTAATGGTTCTGGTCCTGGGATTATACGTCAAATCGTTAATGGCatagaaaattcaaaatatgtaTCATTTATTGATAGTAATACTGTTAATATTACAGTAATTGATAGTACATTTAATAATCTTGGTGCAACATACTATGTTAAGATTACAAACGCTTTTGTATCGAGCCACTTCTATTCTGAGCCTCTTTTTGGCTTAAGTCATGATACTTGGCATTTCACAACAC tcgCAAATGAACaagaagaagaaagtaaaataagtaaaattaaaggaaaaattcAATGGTATATGGATGACATTAGTGGACAAGTCAGACTGAGCCAAGACGGAACCGCTTTTTTTGACGGACTTAATCGTAACCAAcgaatagaattttttaataatttaacacaAGAAATAGCCAATGCACTTGCTATTACACCGGGACGAATAACTACCTCTTGGAAATTTCAAATTGACACCTCACTTCCTaacgatcaaaaaaaatatcttttatccattaatattaaaaaaggtaGCCATCCGACGGATAGACGAGTTGATCTCGTCGTTAAGGATTTAGACACTATGATTAAGAATATGGAGATCACTACTTTAATGTCTGGATATTCTTCAAAATACTTGGATCCAAATTTTGGATATGAAGGCTTTC CTAGATGGATTGAcgaaaatagaaataaaatcatcataacaTTTGCGGGCTTTGTGTTTTTGACTCTGCTTGTCTTTTTGTctataatttatgataaaaaaagagGTCAAAGTTTTTGTagtatatttagtatatttctttctgatttaaaagatttaagaaATGATAAGAATGATCATAAG GCAaaccatttaaaaatttataagtatgGACACATTATTGCATCATTTGTGACGGACCTTCTTTTCGCTACAGTCGACTCTAAAAGtatccaaaatattttttatgtgag tGTTTTCTTTATAACATTTCCATATATTGTAAggttaatattttgtattagaTTTATACTTGAGGAGACAGTCTCAGAAGTAGTAGTTCCGGTCGATTCAGAAAGAGGAGTACCGACCAATTCAGGAAATGAAGATTCGACCAGTTCAGAAAAAGATTGCATTCAGAAAAATTCAGGAAATGAAGTTTTGATCAGTTCAGAAATAGATCCAAAACAGAAAAATTCAGGAAATGAAGTAGTTCCGATTAgaatttggttaaaaaatgaaaatgatgataggTCGAAATATAGAGTtagaaaaatcatattaacagcaataataataatagcaGGAGTTGATTTTGCAGCTTTAGATATACTTGAATCAAAACATGAATGGTttggatttaaatttaatgcgAAGAAATCTGAAAAATCTCAACGTATAATCGATAAGGGAGATTCATTTGTTAACTTTATTGAAGAAATTCCTAAACTCGTTATTAAg gcTTACCTTTTGAGTCAGGTGGTTAAATTTAGTTACATAACAGTACTTAGTTTAACATTTTCTactttttctattataaaacTCTTTAGagaatttcttataaaaatattttataagacAGTGTAG